TTATCATCATAAATAGGTTTGTTAGTCCAGTGAATCCAGACTGTTTGCCCATTCTTCTTTACATTTTCATTAATATTATTAGAATATTTTTCTATATCTTCATAAATATCTGCTATTAGATTGTCTAGGATTTTCCCATTAGAGTCAATTTGTGGTATACCTACTTCCTGCCATTTCTTCCCTATTAATTCTTCTTCTTCGTATCCAAATAATTTTAGCCCAAATTCATTCATTGAAAGAATCGTTCCGTCTCTATCAAATTTAGCTATTATACTGTTCGCATTTTCTACAAGCTCTCTATATTTTTCTTCACTTTTTCTTAGTTTTTTAAGGTAGAAATGTCTTTCATAAGCTGTACTAAGGATTTCAGAAAAAATTTTCAAAATATTAATATCATCATGATCCCATGGGCCGGTTTCAATGACCTTATCATATCCAATAAAACCTATAAGGTCATCCTTAGAAAACAATGAGACTAACAAAGCTGATTTTGTACCACTAATCTCAAATAATTCTCTTTCATTTGACATCTCTGTCGGTAGCTTTGATACATCTTCAATTATTAAAATTCCTTCCTTCTCAAGAAGATTATATGTCGATAATGGAAATAAATCAATAGGGATACCTTTATAATTGTTGATTTCTGAACTAACACCTTCTTTACACCATTCATGAGTATTGTCCATATTTGATTTATCCTTGTTTAAAAGAAAAACATAAACCCTGTCTGTATTTGTCACTTCCCCAAGATCTTTTAAGGATAAATTTATAGCATCATCTAGGTCTTCAAAGTTTGCAAATCTTTTTGATATTTGAGCAATAGTTTCTTCAACGGCCAATCTGTGTTTGAGATTATCTTCTGAACGTCTATGTTCAGTTATATCTATCCCTATACCAAAGAAGAAATCAAAATTCCCCATTTCATTGAATATTGGCCGACCGTGCCATTCAACTAACATTTTCTTCCCATCTTTTGCAAGAATTAGGTTTTCATTAATTGTTGATTTTTTAGACTTTATTATTTTATCAAACGTTTGAGATAATGATTCTCTTTCCTCTTCTGGAACAAATTTGGATAAATAATTGGCGCCAATAACTTCATTCAATTCATAGCCTAGAGCTTTGAGCATGGATTCGTTCATTAACATCACATCGCCGTTGGAGTCCATTGCAACATAGAAAGCTGCTGATGCTTGAACAAGAATATTGGCAAATCTCTGTTCTTTTAAAATTGAATATTCCGTCTTTTTTCTATCGGTGATATTAATATCAAGACCACTATGCCCTAGAATTTCTCCATTATCGATTATCATCGGCATTCCATTGGTCAGGACCCAAACACTTTGCCCGTCTTTAGTCAAAAGCTTATTTTCTAAGTTATTGATTATTTCCTTATTTTGAATTGCTTCAAGCCCTATTCTTTTAATTTCCTCCCGGTCTTCATCGGCTACTAAATCATAAAAATATTTTTTATTAACTAATTCTTCGGGCGAATATCCAAGCACTTTTTCTATAACTGGACTTACATAAGTGTATAATCCTTGCATATTAACTTCCCAGTGAAAAGTCTGGCTTTGTTCAGCAATCTGATTGTAGCGCTCTTGAATCTCTTTTTGTTGAGTAATATCTCTAGAGATACCTATTAATGAAACAACTTTTTCCCTAGAATCGCGAATTGGTGAGCCGTTTGAAGTGTGCCACCGCCAAGTACCGTCTTTGTGGAGGATTCTATATTCGATGTTTGCCCCTTTATTACCTGTTTTAATAATTCTATCAATTAATTCTAGGCACACAGGTATGTCCGCTATATGCACAAATTCTTGGAATGGATGATTTTCTAATTCGCTGGGTGCATACCCCAACATTGATACACAGTTTGGTGAAACGTAAGTGAAGGTACCATCAAGTGATAAAGTATAGATAATATCATTCGCATTTTCTACGTAACTTCTGAACTTCTCTTCACTTTCTCTTATCTGTTGTTGGGCCTTTATCTTTTCTGTTATATCCCTTATTATGCATTGAAATTCGGCTATTTTATTATCTCTTTTAATTACGTCAATTACAACCTCGGCTAAATGCTCAGTGCCGTCTTTTTTTATCCAAGGCACCTCATAATAAGTAGGTTCTTTATTCCTTAGAAGTTCTTTAAAAATTTTAGTATATGAGTAGATATCTCTTAGTCTCAAGAATGGCAATTTAGTAAAATGTTTACCAATTGTTTCTTCCTTTGAATAACCTGTGAATTTTTCATGTGCTAAGTTACAAGAAGTTACAAATCCCCCGGTATTGAAAGTGACTATGCTATCTGGCGACTGCTCAATTAATTCTCTGTATCTATGCTCACTTTCGTTTAGTTTTGCCTCTATTTTTTTTCGTTTGGTAATATCTGCAATAATGCCACTTATACCTTGAAAGTTTCCATCCTTATCGTTGATAATTGAAACAGATATCTCGGCCCATAAAATACCTCCATCCTTTTTTTTGTATCGCTTCTCTAAATGGTATCTAGATATTTTACCTTTGGCCAATTGATTTAATTTTTCTAAAGTAATTTCTAAATCTTCAGGGCATGTTAAATCTAGTATGCTCTTTCCCATCAGTTTTTTCTTCTCATACCCTAGCATTTTTGCAAATGCATCATTTATTTCGATAAATCTGAAATCGCGACTCAAAAGAACTATGCCTACTGCGGCGTTGTCAAAAATCGATTTGAATTTAGACTCGCTCTCTTTGAGTTGAGATTGAAACTTTCTTTCATTTGTCCGGATTTTGAATTGATTTAGTTCTCTTTTAATTACAGGGATTAGTCTTGAAAAGTTATTTTTCATGAGGTAATCATTAGCCCCTTTCCTCATCGCCTCTAATGATGTCTCTTCATCTATTGTTCCGGAAACCAATATAAACGGGATGTCGATACCAAATTCGTTTAATATATCTAGCGCTTTAATTCCAGTAAAACTGGGCATTTTGTAATCGGCAATTATAATATCCCATTCACGGTTTTTAAGAGCGTCTCTCATTTTTTTGGCAGTTTCTATTCTTTCATGATAAACAGAATATCCACCTTTATTTATCAGTCGTACTATGAGTTCAGCATCGTCTAATGAATCTTCTACTAATAGTACTCTAAGGCGTGGTTTATCCATTTTCTTCCCCATTGTACACATAACATTTGACGGTAATTATGATTTATCCCTCAAATTATTAAACTTTACTACGAATACCGTTCCCCTAGGTTTATTATCCTGAACTCCTATTACTCCACCATAACGCTCAATTACTTTTTTCACGATATAGAGACCAAGACCACTTCCTTTGTTCTCACCAAAACTTGTCCCTTCGTCAAAAATATTCTTTTTTATATCTTCAGGGATGCCATAGCCATAGTCTATAACTTTTAAGATGCAAGATTTTTCTTCGTTTTCTATCTTGAAATCAATTTTATCTGTTTTCCCATGTACAACTGCATTGCGAACTAAATTATCAATTACAGAACTAAGCGCTCCATCTGCAACAACATTACAATCTCCAGAAATTGAGAATTTTATATTAGAGTAATTTTTGATTACTTCGTTTATTGCGTCTTGAAGATTGTATATCTTCATCTGCCCACCTAAAGTTACAGCTTGCTCAAGTTCTCTCATCTTTTCAATTAGATTAACTGACTTGTATATTGTTTTTATCATTTTTTCTTTTAGGCTATGATCCTTGGTCTCTATCATATCACATAAGGACATAACTACTGTGAGTTCATTTAATATGTCATGCCTTAATATTTTATTTATTACTTTAAGAGTATCATTTAACTCTAATAATTGCCGCTCATAATTTTTTCTATTTGTTATGTTGTGTACAATCCCACGATAACCAATAACCTTTCCTTTATTGTCCCGCCAAGTAGAAAAAGAAATAAGGCAATATATTCTTTCTCCTTTTTTAGTCTTTAGATTTAAAGGATATTCTTTAACCGACCCAAATTCATCTACTTTATTTTGAAATTCAATTCTATCCTCTGGAAATTCGTAGAAATCTAGGATATTTGAGCCAATTAATTGATTTAAAGGAATATCTAGTAATTTTGCTGATGCTTCGTTTGCAGCTATAATTTTACCATCTAACTCTGTAGTCCATATTGCATCCATCGATTCTTCAAACAAAGTTCTATACCTTTCTTCACTCTCTTTTAATACGGCAGAAGATTTTTGTATATTTTCAATCATTTCATTAATATTGGAGGCGAGCGAATCAATCTCATCATCTCCGTGAATATTTAATCTAGAAGAATAATCCTTTTTTGTTGATATTTTCTTTACTTCTTTTTCGAGTGTAAAAATTTTTGAAAGAATTCCTTTTTCTAAAGCTAGGAGAAACGATACACCGAAAAGAATTCCAAATCCCAACATTATTATGAAAAAATAGAATCCCGCTTGTTTCGATGCTATATATGCGTCTCTCGGTAATTCGATTTCAAGTATAAGTCCCGGTTCACCATAAACATCTTTCAATATGTAATATCCATTAATTATGGAATCGCTAATTGCTTTAGAGGTAACTTTGCCACTTTCTAAGAAATCAGGGGGCAAATTTCCCAATATTTGCTTTGTCTCTTTATCATCCATCTTATATAGATTCATTGGATACGGTGCAATCTCTGATAGGGTACTTACTTCCCTTGAATCGACAAACTTGCCAATTATGAGGGTTCCAACTATGGGGCCAGTATAATCACTTTTTAAGATAGGGCGAGAGGCTAGAAATACTGGCACATCTTCATTTGTTAGAATCCCTCTTACAGCACCATCTGTCTCGTCAATTAGAAATATATCGGTATTTACTATTGAATCTTCTAAAGATTGTGGAAAATCAAGTTCTTTTTCTTCTACTGAGCCATAAGCTTTTTTATATAATATTTTCCCATTATTATCAATAATAACAAAAAAATTAATTTTTAATATAGAAAAAGTGTCGTCCATTAAATTATGTGATATGTAATCATTATTCTGATTTATCGCATAATAATAAGTATCATCCCAATAAGCCCAGTCCATAGCTGTTGAATCAAGATTTGAAATTTCGTAATTAATTATTTTGATTGTTTTATGAACTTCCTTTGATAACGTTTCAGACTCCATCTCATAGGTTTTATTTACCATGAATAGTCCAGTAAATAGGGAAATTAGAATAGTTAAAGATATAATCATTATGGAAATGATCAATCTATTTTTCTTCCGAAGATTCAAGTATATAGTCTCCTTTAGTTAGATGTTATTTTTAAGATTTGAAAGAATAGTTTATATAAGTTTTGATGAATTATTCACTAGAACAACTAATAATTTTAGTTCTTACAGGATTAGGACTCAGAAAATATGTAAGATGATTGTATCTAAATTGAAAACTAAATATTTGTTGTCCTAGTTTCGAGAAATCTTTGGCATGGCACTATTTATAAAATAGAACATTCGCCTTTTTATTAATGCCAATAAATAATAACTTTTCAAGGGATTTTTATCTTCAATGTGAGAAGTGCAAAAAATTCTAATTCAAAATCATAAGCTTTGATACATTATTTCTCTCCGTATGCATAAAATATTGAAACTGAAGCCTTTTCGTCACAAGTTTCAGAAGGTGAACAGCAGTTTTCACCTATGCACCCTATTTCCACATTTTTTAATCCACTTTCATTGTACCATCTTGAAAGGTCTTCTCTATCAAAACCTAGCCATAAGTCATGCTACTCCTCTCTCAAAAATTCAAAATCATGTGCATCAAGATCAGTAATTATCATCTTTCCATTAGATTTTAATATTCTCGCCATTTCTTTTACGGCAGAAAAAGGATTTTCTACATGGTGGAGATACATATTGGCAAAGACATAATCAACTGCATTATCATCTATTGGCAAACTATCACTTTTTCCCACTCTTGTTTCAAGTAAAGGGGAGTTCGATAATTTAGTTTTCAGTAAATTAAGCATTTTTTCAGATTGGTCAATGGCAATTACTCTCAATCCCTTTTTCACCAAGCCTTCTGTGATATAGCCAGTGCCTGCGCCGATATCTGCTGCAATCTTTCCTTTTTGAATTTTTGCAATAGAATAAGATTTATCCCTTACATTATTTGAGAAATACTCTGATCTCATCCCGTCCCACTCAAGAGATATAGCATCAAAATATTCTTTGCTTCCCATAAAATCACTTCTGGCTTAGTTTTTAATAGAGAATATATAAAATTATTTAGGTGTAACACTTTTCTTATTTGTTTTTGAAAAAACACGCTGTGTTTAGAAGGTAAATTATATAAAGACTAAAAAGAATTTTATTTGATAATTTAAGGAGGATATGATATGCCACCACATTGTGACACATTGGATGGGCCAGTAGTAGTTGCCGCTAAAATTGCATTAGAAAAAGGAAATGTGAAATATATTTTACCTTGGGTACCAAAGGAATCAGAGAGAGAGGTTATTGATGCTTTTCAAAAAGTTCTCGCTGCAGGGAAGAATGGTGGAGAGGCTAAAGAAGTTGCAGATCTTTGGTTTTTTGAAACTGTCGTCCGACTTCACAGAGCTGGTGAAAATGCACCCTATACAGGGTTAAAACCAGCAGGGTTAGATGAGGGGCCAGTTATACCTTTGGTAGAAGAAGCCATTAAGAATGGATCGCCTTCAGAACTTATCGATTTTCTCAGCGAAGCAATTAATCAAGAAATTACAAATAAATTTGATTTGGTGATTAAGAAAAAAAACTATGATGTAAATGATGTAGACGCTGGAAGACATTTTGTCCATGCTTTTCTTGGCCT
This Methanofastidiosum sp. DNA region includes the following protein-coding sequences:
- a CDS encoding PAS domain S-box protein, with the protein product MDKPRLRVLLVEDSLDDAELIVRLINKGGYSVYHERIETAKKMRDALKNREWDIIIADYKMPSFTGIKALDILNEFGIDIPFILVSGTIDEETSLEAMRKGANDYLMKNNFSRLIPVIKRELNQFKIRTNERKFQSQLKESESKFKSIFDNAAVGIVLLSRDFRFIEINDAFAKMLGYEKKKLMGKSILDLTCPEDLEITLEKLNQLAKGKISRYHLEKRYKKKDGGILWAEISVSIINDKDGNFQGISGIIADITKRKKIEAKLNESEHRYRELIEQSPDSIVTFNTGGFVTSCNLAHEKFTGYSKEETIGKHFTKLPFLRLRDIYSYTKIFKELLRNKEPTYYEVPWIKKDGTEHLAEVVIDVIKRDNKIAEFQCIIRDITEKIKAQQQIRESEEKFRSYVENANDIIYTLSLDGTFTYVSPNCVSMLGYAPSELENHPFQEFVHIADIPVCLELIDRIIKTGNKGANIEYRILHKDGTWRWHTSNGSPIRDSREKVVSLIGISRDITQQKEIQERYNQIAEQSQTFHWEVNMQGLYTYVSPVIEKVLGYSPEELVNKKYFYDLVADEDREEIKRIGLEAIQNKEIINNLENKLLTKDGQSVWVLTNGMPMIIDNGEILGHSGLDINITDRKKTEYSILKEQRFANILVQASAAFYVAMDSNGDVMLMNESMLKALGYELNEVIGANYLSKFVPEEERESLSQTFDKIIKSKKSTINENLILAKDGKKMLVEWHGRPIFNEMGNFDFFFGIGIDITEHRRSEDNLKHRLAVEETIAQISKRFANFEDLDDAINLSLKDLGEVTNTDRVYVFLLNKDKSNMDNTHEWCKEGVSSEINNYKGIPIDLFPLSTYNLLEKEGILIIEDVSKLPTEMSNERELFEISGTKSALLVSLFSKDDLIGFIGYDKVIETGPWDHDDINILKIFSEILSTAYERHFYLKKLRKSEEKYRELVENANSIIAKFDRDGTILSMNEFGLKLFGYEEEELIGKKWQEVGIPQIDSNGKILDNLIADIYEDIEKYSNNINENVKKNGQTVWIHWTNKPIYDDKGNLVSLLCIGTDITERKRMEEELEKRERTLQNILSDAPIGINLVKERVIIWCNNTMSEITGYTDKELVGMKTKFLYPTEEEYKKIGELFEQKSDNPLGIESQWITKDGKLIDVSIIASPLNPLDYSKGYITIVSDITKSKIAQRQLDTNLEYFAHLVDQIRNPLAIMGGFIQVEIQNEKMQDRLLRQIDRIEELIKQLDQGWMDTEHTRRFLKKYT
- a CDS encoding PAS domain S-box protein codes for the protein MVNKTYEMESETLSKEVHKTIKIINYEISNLDSTAMDWAYWDDTYYYAINQNNDYISHNLMDDTFSILKINFFVIIDNNGKILYKKAYGSVEEKELDFPQSLEDSIVNTDIFLIDETDGAVRGILTNEDVPVFLASRPILKSDYTGPIVGTLIIGKFVDSREVSTLSEIAPYPMNLYKMDDKETKQILGNLPPDFLESGKVTSKAISDSIINGYYILKDVYGEPGLILEIELPRDAYIASKQAGFYFFIIMLGFGILFGVSFLLALEKGILSKIFTLEKEVKKISTKKDYSSRLNIHGDDEIDSLASNINEMIENIQKSSAVLKESEERYRTLFEESMDAIWTTELDGKIIAANEASAKLLDIPLNQLIGSNILDFYEFPEDRIEFQNKVDEFGSVKEYPLNLKTKKGERIYCLISFSTWRDNKGKVIGYRGIVHNITNRKNYERQLLELNDTLKVINKILRHDILNELTVVMSLCDMIETKDHSLKEKMIKTIYKSVNLIEKMRELEQAVTLGGQMKIYNLQDAINEVIKNYSNIKFSISGDCNVVADGALSSVIDNLVRNAVVHGKTDKIDFKIENEEKSCILKVIDYGYGIPEDIKKNIFDEGTSFGENKGSGLGLYIVKKVIERYGGVIGVQDNKPRGTVFVVKFNNLRDKS